The DNA window GTATCCATGAGCACATATTTGAATTTAATTTGTTTGTGTTCAATACTGTGCTGTAGCATGTCTTTTAGATGGTCAAGTTTGCTTTTGCCATCGGTGGTTTTGTCATAAATACGGTAATCAATGAGCCAGTATTGTTCGGTCTTTGGATTGACATAGATACAGTTAACGATGCAGATGCCTTTAATAATGCGATGGGCGTTGCCACTGTATTGGCGATTAACCAATTCGATTTTGTGACTATGATTTTTATCGAGTATGCTGTCATCAAAGATAAGATAGCCATCGTCGTCTAATACGATGTCGTCTTTGACTTTTTCCCATACGAGCTTGGGTTTTAGTTTGTCATGACGTAGGTATCGATTGATGCGGTCATGACTAATTGATTCAGGATGATGTTCTGCGTAGTTGGTAAGGGTGTAATTGGTTTGGCTTACCAGTAAATATTGACAGTAGTCTAAGCGGGTGATAGCTTTTTTCTTCATCTCTTTATGCTATAGTGAAAACTGAATTATATCGAACAGGGTCGTTCGTGGTAGGCCTGTCGAACCATAACGACCGTTACCCTTAGACAAGCTCAGGGCAAACGGTGCTTACTATAATTTAGGATTGACTATACTATATTTTTATCCGCTTTCGCAAAATTTTATGCTTTTTGCGTAAGTCCTATATTCTAAAAAATTTAGCACGATAGTCTTTAATCAAACGTAAGTTCTGTTCTAATAGCATGTTTTCAAGATCAATACGTTTCTCTAAATGAGTTTTAACCTCAGTCGCTTCTGCATCTGTAGTACTATCGGCATTGTTCGTAATTTGATTTTCTGTTGCTAAATTCTCATAGGCCGACCATTTAGTCTTATCGATATAATCTTTATTAAACCCTAAATCCAAACGAATCAGTAGCAGATTTGCTTTATAGGCAATCAAATCCGTCATATAACTTTTCAAATTGCGATTACTGCGATGAAAAGCCTTAATCGCCTTTTTGAAGTCTGCTTTTGTTGCCTCGCTTTGTAGTTCCTCAAAAAGTGAATCAAGCATGAGAATTTCGTTTTCGATAGCGTTTGGACTTTTTGCCAAATCTCGCCCTGTAAACAAAGAGTCCAACTTCAAATCTTTCAAACTATCCAGCCATCTAAAATAGGCGTTAATGTGTGGTGTATACTCTTTATTGTTATACGGTATGACCTCTTCTAACGTTTTAGATAGATATGGAACACTGTGTACACCTGAAGAGCGAGACATGTAATATAGGTAAATATTATTTGTGTTCAAATATTCTCTGATCTGATTTTTCTTTTCAGTAAAAGAAATCTTGGTATCAGCTAATTTTTGTAACAGCTGGTCAAATCTAATATAATTTAGGATATCATCATGACTGTGTGAGATGTATTTAACAGTCTTACCATTATGTTCTTGGTAAGCTAATAGAGACTCACTTAACTGATTAATAAATTTTTCATCTTGCATTATTATTTACCAAATCTAATATATTTATATTAAGCAAGTATTGATTGAAGCAATACTTGCTGTATAAATAATTGACTAATGTTTATTAATAACATAAATACCGAAAATCTATATATTGAACTTACATTAGATTGCTTATACAAGTATACGATTATAACGGCACTATTTTTTCCATTTTGGAATCTATCCCCTAGATAGTACCTATTATAGGCCTGTCAAGTTAAGTAGTCAATGTGTAAAATTAGGTAGTTTTTAAAAAATACCTAACTTTAACTCAAATTTTTGTAAATATATGTAATTATATTAAAAAAATTATATTAATTTACATATTTCATTAAATATTGGAATGAAATGGATTTTTTAATTATAAACTTTTGTTTATTAAATTAAAATTTATTTCATCTTATTTATTAGGAATGATTAGATAAAAATAAAAATCCGAAATAACGGATTTTTATTTTTATTTAATAATAGTTACTGTTTAACTTACCTTCCTCACACTCCGCCGAAGCTCATCCTCAAGCGACTGCCACTGTCCATCGGATGAATTACTATCGCTCCCCACTGACCGAACAATCGCATCACTATCCGCATCAGCATTGTAAAACTCCTCCACGATTGCCAATCCCTCATCTGAATCCACCTCAAACGCTGAATTGGCATAGCCGAGCTTAGCCACCTCCTCTAACGCCTGCTGATTAAAGCCAGACTGCAATTGCTGCGCATGAATCGCCTGAGCATTTTCCACCGCATCCTTTAAGCTCACATTATCCTGCAGGGTCAAATCCACGTAGTAGATGGGTGTACGATAGCTTTGTGTCGTACTCTTCCCACGAATCGTAAGCTGTAGCGGTAAGCAAGACAACAAGCCACCTGACACGGCATTAAAATAGCTGAGCCGCGCCATCAGCGTTCTGATTGAATTGTAGCCCGTGGTACGAAAGATAAATGAGCCTAACTCATCGACATCATCTAAGTTGGCATACAACCGACCAAATACCTTACAGTTGCCATTTTGTCCAATAGGACATAATTCAGGACTCGGGCAAGGCAATTGCTCAACGCCGTTTTGGGTACGTCGTTGGCACTGCTCGCCATTACCCACACAGATAGGTCTGCCGGTCTGCCGATCAAACAAGGTATATTCAGCACGTAGATTTAACTCAGGCGTGTTAAATAGCATCCGTACAGGAATATGGCGTAATTTACCATTACTGGTTAATTTGGCATTATCCCTAAGTTTGTCATCGAGTGGATGCTTAATCCAACCGTCTTTACTCTGTACTTGGCTAGTAATAGTAAATTGGTCATCTTTCTCCGGTAAGCGTTTACCATTTTTCTCGACGACCTTACCAATGGTGATTCTGCCTAAAATAGGCGGTGTGATGGTTAACCCTTTAATCATGGGTGTTCTCCTTGGTTTAATTTAATAAATGGGTTTAAAAGGCTTGCTTAATTGGCTGATTGAATAAAATAAAAGCCCATGCTTGATAGACAAACATGGGCGATATAGTGATTGGGATAAGGGGATGCTTGTTAGCTTGAATTACGCCTTGGTATTCACCAGAAAACGACGACTACCTTGTCTTACCTGTGGATATTGATTAAGTAGCTCGGGTTGGTCTTTGAGCAGTGCCTTAGTATCTAAACTCACGCTATCTTTAGCTTTCTTCCAGCTGACTGAGCCTAGACTAAATACCGCTTTTTCGGCATCTTGGATATGCATCTGTATCCGCTGTTTAAGCGATTCATAGTTGTCTGCATGGACTTCCATTAAGTTCTTTTCAGCCAGTAGCTGACCAAATAGCATATTCATGTCCTCGTTTTGGCTAAAGTCGAGGGTTTTATCCGCGGTGGACTGCGAATACAGTTGAGTAATTGCTTTCGCTGCTGATTCACTGCCATCGGCAGGGGGTGGCACATCCTGTTGCACGTAGTCCCAAAACCGCCGTTCTTGTGTAATTAGCTTTTCAATCAGAATGTCATCCCGTTTGATTTCATACACCCGAGCTTCATGCCCACAGATAAGCACACAGACATGGGCTAAGCTTTTACCTGTCACTGCTAACTGGTGCTGTACTTGGCAGGTTACATACAGCGGTACGCCATGTTTCCATAGCTTTGCGCCATGCTCCCCTGTGGTTTTAATCTCCAGAACGCCCACTTCTGATTTATTGACGGCATAATCAAGATTGGCAAGCATAAAGGATTTATCGGGGTCAGGATGTTGCAAGACTGCGTTAACACGGCGAACTTTATTGCCTGTCTTAGCGGTGTAGTACTTGGCAATAAGGGGTTCTAACTCTTTACCCCAATATAACGGCGAATAGGCATTTTCCATCAGCCCATCGGATAAGTCTGGGTTTTGTCGTCCTGTCTTGATGAGCCATAGCTCAAGCATAGACATGTAAGGATTAAGCCCACAAGCGGCAGCGGCATCACTGCCACCAATGCCTGTGTTGCGAACGGCTAACCAGTCTTGATGGGTTAAATCTTTGATTTCAGCTAGGCGTTTGGCAGATTTGGCTCTACTAGGCTTCACTTGGGTAATAACTTTGGCGACGCTATTATCTTGCGTGGGTGGTATCGGTAGGGTTAAATCATTCATGCGGTTATCTCCTTTGGTTGAATGTTTGTAAAAAAAGGGCATAAAAAAACCACGCCTTATTGCTAAAGCGTGGTGGTTACAGTGTTTTAGATAGTAGATAAATTGCTTTAAGCGACTTGTTCTAATGACTGGTGTTAGGCAATCAGCCGCATCGCTTCTTCAAGCCCCTTTTGCTTTAAGTTTGCCCCAGTGCCAAACCAAGCTGAGTCTAACCGATGGTCGGTAGACATAGCCCTGCGCTCATGGTCAACAAACTCAGTCACGGCACACAATAAGCCATAAGCGGTATCCCGTGCTGAATCAAGATCAGCCCCCCGACCTTGACCGTTAAACATGGTCATGATTTGGTTCATGGCTTTGGCATTGGGCACTGCCTTTTGGGTTTTCTTATTGGTTGGGAACATAATCAGCGTATCGTCAACGTCATTGAACAAGCGATTAAGATAGTTGGTGGCTTGTGCTTGAGTTACCCGCCGTTCAGTAAGCTGCTTCATTTGATACATATGTTCATTCCACTGGTTGATGGAAATACCGAGTTGGTTTTTCACCTTATCGGCATCAAAGACCGTGCTGTGTGGCACTTTGACCACGCCACCACTTTTATCCGCTAAGCTAATCGCTAAGGTGTTATTACAGACGACCCGAATACTGGTAAATTGGGCAGTCGTAGCAAGCGTACCATCACAAGCGGTTGCTAGTAGGATGTAACCGTTTGAAACGTCTTTGCCTTTAAGGGCTGTGGATTGTCCCGTTTTCGCCAGTGCCCAGAACTTACGACCGCCTTTTAACACACCTGCGGTTTCAAGCTCAAAGTCGGCTTGCTCAGTCAAATCCCGATAAAACTCCAAGATTTCACGTGGCTGCACTTCTTGATAGCGCTGACTCACCACGGATAACGGTTCTAGGGTATCTGAGCGATACAGTACCTTGTTATCAGCAAATGGCATAATGAGCTTGCCGCCTGCGGCATGATTGGCATAGTAGCTGACATCGGATGATTCGATTGTCCAGTCCATGCCTGCTTGTTCTGCCCAAACTTCGATAGGCTGATTGGGGGTTAGCTCGTTACCTAAACCGTGCCAAGGGGTTTCGCCAACGTATGCCATTGTTTGTACTTCGTGTGCCATGAGATTTTCTCCTTTTTGTGTTAAGTTTAATAGATTGATTGGATAGGCTATGTCCCATTTAGGGTTGTTGCATCAAAGACATATTCACAGTCAATGCACTGCATTTGCTGTGAACCTGGAAAGATGGTGAATTTGGTTTGTACTAAACTTATCGCAATATTAGCGACCGTGCTGATGGCAATACCTGCATAGGGTGGCAGTCGATAAGCATTACAAATACTGGAACTTAACCCCTCTATAATCCTAGGATGCAATAGTGTCTGGTTTAGGGGTAAGCTGAAGTTAATATTGTCATTGCCCAGCTTGTATACATTGGATGAATGACAGTTAGGACATAAGGTTTTTATGGGCATAGAAACTCCTTGTGAGGTCAAATTTGTGGCATAAAAAAAGGTCTGCTTTTTAGGGCAGACCTTAGGTGTAACTCTGATTACCATAAGCCATTGAATTCTCAATGGTTATGTCGTATGGATGATATATATTTGAATTATTTTAGGTATGGAATTAAACTCTATATTTCCTAAATTATTGTATATACATTATATAAAAAATAACTTGATTTAATAAGGTTTTTAGGTATAATTTTATTATAAAATGTATATACACTTTGATTAATTAGATCTGTTGATTAAATAGGGGGCATAGTGGTTGAAAAAGATACACATGATAACGTAGAACCTGGTTTTGTAATATCACCTAAAATTTTAGATAAACTTGATGTAAAACATGGTGTAACTAGAGAGGAAGTCATTCAATGTTTTTATAACAAAAATAATGAAGATGACCTTATAGATAATAGGGAACAGAACAGGACTATGCCTCCTACCCTATGGTTTCTTGCCGAAACTAACTGTGGTAGATTATTAAAGATAGTTTACGTCTTCAGAGAGGACAATAGCACATTTTATGTGAAATCAGCGTATGAGCCCAACTCAACTGAAATTCACATATTTAATAAATATTCTTAAGCGTAGGTAGTATAAAAGTTACTACTTAGACTGATAAAAGTGTAAATTTTGAATTTAAATATATCATTTGCTGAGGAAAGCATTAAATATATTTAAATTCAAGAGTTTAGACATTTATTGGTGATAGGCTACATATGCCTATAGTTAAGATTTATATGATATGATGAGAAAAATTATGAACACACAAGACGACGTTAAAGCCTTCGAAGAAGCAGTATTTGCAGATGCTGATAAATGGGGATCAAGAGAGCTTGGGGCAGACGAAGCTTTTGTAGACACTTATAAATCTAAGAAAGTGAAAAAGATTTTGGATAATGCAAATAAAGGTAAGACACAACTCATCTCCATTAGAATGCCTGTAGCGCTAGTAGAAGATTTAAAATTGATTGGCGAATCAGAAAATTTAGGATATCAAACATTGGTTAAAAATGTTCTACAACGTTTTGTAGATGCGGAAAATAGAAAGAAATTTAACCAAGTGATAAGTGAAAAGAGACAGCTTGAGATTGAGCTTGCGGCTGCTCGGCTAGAGTTAAAACAGTTAAAACAAGCCTAACAAGGGGGCATCACAGAATTCGGGCCATATTGTACGCTAAGGAATTTTGCCGAGTTTTAAACTGAGTATAGTATAGCACTCTCATGCCTTTAGGATATTTATGAAGCAATGTGTTGCCCACTTACAGGGTAGGCTTCCTCCCCCTGCGCTTGATTTTCGGCTGTTCCAAATCTGACGGCTCAAAAAGCGGTTGATTGTCCTTATCTTTGGACGCTTGCTGCTCATTGCGCCATTTTTTCGCATTGACGATAGTATCGTTTGATACATTGAGCGTTTCTTTGATCTCTTTGTAAGTATGGTGGCTATCAATCAACCGTAAAATACGTTCGTATTGCTTGGTGTTTGCCTGCTTGCCTTTATACTTAGTACGGTGCGTTTTAGGATCAGCTAACACCTTATCAATACCCTGACGTTGTCGGTATCGACGTTTATCATAATCATTTCTAGCAATGGTCGCTAGAATCTGAATCATCATATCGTTCATACCTTTCATGACAGCCCGAGTGATATCATCATGGGTGGTAATATCGGCTTTCAAGGGTTCATGAGATAACGGCAATGACATAACCACCAACTTAACGCCCTTAGCCTTGATACGTCCGTCTAGTATTTCCCATTCACTTGGCTTTAAGCGTGTTAGCCGATCAATATCCTCCACCAGTAGAATATCACCATTGCCTTGACTGTCAGTATCACAATCCGCTAATAGTTGGTTAAGCTGTGGTCGATTAAGCTTTGTGCCACTTTCATTCT is part of the Moraxella osloensis genome and encodes:
- a CDS encoding recombinase family protein — encoded protein: MTIRAYLRASTNKQDANRAEQSLKDFVKQFGQKIDVFYRENESGTKLNRPQLNQLLADCDTDSQGNGDILLVEDIDRLTRLKPSEWEILDGRIKAKGVKLVVMSLPLSHEPLKADITTHDDITRAVMKGMNDMMIQILATIARNDYDKRRYRQRQGIDKVLADPKTHRTKYKGKQANTKQYERILRLIDSHHTYKEIKETLNVSNDTIVNAKKWRNEQQASKDKDNQPLFEPSDLEQPKIKRRGRKPTL
- a CDS encoding YqaJ viral recombinase family protein — protein: MNDLTLPIPPTQDNSVAKVITQVKPSRAKSAKRLAEIKDLTHQDWLAVRNTGIGGSDAAAACGLNPYMSMLELWLIKTGRQNPDLSDGLMENAYSPLYWGKELEPLIAKYYTAKTGNKVRRVNAVLQHPDPDKSFMLANLDYAVNKSEVGVLEIKTTGEHGAKLWKHGVPLYVTCQVQHQLAVTGKSLAHVCVLICGHEARVYEIKRDDILIEKLITQERRFWDYVQQDVPPPADGSESAAKAITQLYSQSTADKTLDFSQNEDMNMLFGQLLAEKNLMEVHADNYESLKQRIQMHIQDAEKAVFSLGSVSWKKAKDSVSLDTKALLKDQPELLNQYPQVRQGSRRFLVNTKA
- a CDS encoding DUF932 domain-containing protein produces the protein MAHEVQTMAYVGETPWHGLGNELTPNQPIEVWAEQAGMDWTIESSDVSYYANHAAGGKLIMPFADNKVLYRSDTLEPLSVVSQRYQEVQPREILEFYRDLTEQADFELETAGVLKGGRKFWALAKTGQSTALKGKDVSNGYILLATACDGTLATTAQFTSIRVVCNNTLAISLADKSGGVVKVPHSTVFDADKVKNQLGISINQWNEHMYQMKQLTERRVTQAQATNYLNRLFNDVDDTLIMFPTNKKTQKAVPNAKAMNQIMTMFNGQGRGADLDSARDTAYGLLCAVTEFVDHERRAMSTDHRLDSAWFGTGANLKQKGLEEAMRLIA